In Lagenorhynchus albirostris chromosome 1, mLagAlb1.1, whole genome shotgun sequence, the sequence CAGCAGGGGGGCAACCTGGACCGCCTGGCCCGGTTCCTGTGGTCCCTGCCCCAGAGCGACCTGCTACGTGGCAACGAGAGCCTGCTGAAGGCGCGGGCGCTGGTGGCCTTCCACCAGGGCATCTACCCTGAGCTCTACAGCATCCTCGAGAGCCACAGCTTCGAGTCGGCCAACCACCCGCTGCTGCAGCAGCTCTGGTACAAGGCGCGCTACACCGAGGCCGAGCGAGCCCGCGGCCGGCCGCTGGGCGCCGTGGACAAGTACCGGCTGCGCAGGAAATTTCCCCTGCCCCGCACCATCTGGGACGGCGAGGAGACGGTGTATTGTTTCAAGGAGAAGTCGCGCAACGCGCTCAAGGAGCTCTACAAGCAGAATCGCTACCCTTCGCCCGCCGAGAAGCGGCACCTGGCCAAGATCACCGGCCTCTCCCTCACCCAGGTCAGCAACTGGTTCAAGAACCGCCGGCAGCGCGATCGGAACCCCTCTGAGACCCAGTCCAAAAGGTGAGCGCcaactttcctcctcctcccccttcctctccccaacccccttcccagctttcttttcctccaaGTGCTTGCAAACATGGCGCTTACCTTCCCCACCAGCCTGGTCCGGCTGCccacctctccccgccccccacctctctccccggctgggggagggggggcggcggcggcgagggGCGGGGGAACTTTGCTCcttaccctccccccacctccccccagaaGTTTCTGGTCGCCCGCCTAGGTCTCAGTCCCCGCCCCCACCTCGGCTGGTCACTGCTGCCCGgtttcccacccccatccctctgGCTTTGAAGTTGCCACTCTCTACCCGGTTCTAGCCGGGCGAAGGATCGTGTGTAGATGCCGGAAAGGCAGTTCTTGCTGCCGCCCGATGCCCACAGAGGTTGCCAGCGCCCGCCGGGGTCTGCACCTCCATGGGGTCACGCCGGCCCGGCGCGCGCACGCGCTCCCGGACCCCCAGGGTTCGGCTGCCCCAGGCAGGCGCTGGAGGTGGCCGTGGCCGCTCCGGAGGGAGAAGAAAGTTGGTGGGGTCTGGAAGCGCAGAAGGGGGTCTGGGGACATCGAGGTTTTATATGACAGAGTTAATCATTCACCCTGCCCGCTGTGGTTCCCTTCGCGGCCGCGGCAACTGTGGGGTGTTGGTGCGGCTCGGCTCTGCGGTGTTTTGAAACCTGATTCTGAACTCCTTCGGATCGAATTTCAGCGCCGCCGGGGTGGTGGGGCTAGAGGGCGGCTTCCCCGGCCCCCGAACCCTGCGGGGATCCCTCTCGGTGTGGTgattggggctgggggcaggctgGCACCAGGCGGACAGCAGGGAAGGACTGGGGGCGCTATCCACTCCGCACCTCTTTGAGCGCCCACCCTGGCGGGTTTGAACTTTTTGACTGCCAGGTATTTTTTCCCAACCGGTAGAAAATACTGGGTTTTCCTCCTCTTTTGTACGTCCTCCTGAGTCAGACACCTGGTCTGTGTGTATTGTTGGACAAAGTAAAGAGAAGGTCGCCGAAAGGGATGGTGTCGCCAGCCCCgcggggaaaggagagaaagaatccAAAAGCAGCTCGAAGGTTCTGCTCAGGGGAGGAATCTGGGAGCCGGGGAGCCCGGCCCGGCAGGGAGAAGGTGATCACCCGGCGCGTTCCAGAGCCCGCCGCGGGCCGCTCCTGCCCGTTTCTCGCccaaggcaggagggaggctccgtgCCCGAACCCGGCCTCGCGGTAACCAAAACAAAACGCGCACTGCGACCTGTGTGCACCCCTCCGCGGACTTGCGGGGGCGACCCAGAGGAGGCGCCTTGGTAACTCCACGCCACCTGTCCCCGTGCCTACTTGAGGCAGCGGATCCTGTCGGCGACGGAATCCGATGGGCagggggtaggggggtggggaGCGGGCGCGGCGCGCCGGCCAGCTGCCCTGGAGCCTCCACTCCCTGGCCGGGCGCGTTCCCCGCGTCTCCCCAGCCACACTCAGCCTGCTTcgccccaccaacacacacacccgCTCCCAGCCCAGTTGCCTGGTTGAGGCCCCTTTCCGGATCTACCTCCCACCCGCATCCCCGGTGAGTCACCCTCGCAGACGGCGACGGCGGCTCAGCCTCAGCTCGTAAATCAAAGCGCCTTCTGCGCTCCTGGCCCCGCAGTCCGGGGTAATCCCCTCCCCTCGGCATGAAAGCGAACCGACCTCGGGGCACTGCAGAGATGTCGGATCTTCTGCCGGGCCAAGTCCCGCCGCGCTCCAAACTGCCTCTGTCCTACCATCCTTTCTCCCCCGGCCCAGCTTCAGACCAAATGGGAAACACCCACCACTACCCCTCCCCAGATTTGGTATTTACCCCCAAATCGGAGAACTGAGGAACACAGTCTTGTTTGGAACAGAAAAGAAGGACTGAGGATGCTGGGGAAGGGGTCTGAAAGGTACAAGGCCACTGAGTGACCCACACCctttccctcccacctcaccAGGGCACTGGATGGTGTTTGTTAAATAGGCCCCTATGGCTTTCTTTGGATTCAAAGGCGACTGCACATAACAGTTCTTGGGTTGAAAGTGCCTTTCCTACAACAAGACAGCCACTTTGTTGAATGAGACAGTTGTCAGTCTGGTGGAGTAGAAGTTTGGGAGCAGGTGAGAAAATGATCTCTTGTTAACTAACTGGCAGACAAAACTGAGTACTTCCCACCTCCTGCTCCTTTGACAGTTTCATTTACCTCCAAAATCACACTAATCTGAATTGGTttgaggggaagggaaagagttCCTAAACAGAAATGACTGACCACCCctttaatgagtttttttttcctgtggtataGGTAGCAGCATATTTAACAGTAATAAATAACTTCAGTGCTATAAAAACATGTAGACAATTCTCCTGTGAATCCTATTAGCTGAATTTATATCTTTTAGACCTCTGGACTTTCTCTGAACTTATTATTAGTAAAGGTTATTGAGACATGAGATTTCCACTTCTCAGATGCCCTGGTCAGAATCTGCTGAAAGGCCTCAGAGCTAAAACAAGACTAGAAGACTTAACTGCTGTGCTTTCCTTAAACACTACCTTTAATGGGATTAGAGGCTGGTTTTCCAAACAGTTGGCACTATATAGATTGCCATTCCCATGACTTTCTGAATGTCTTGATTTCCTCCTCTGTACAGTGAGTCGGATGGCAATCCTAGCACTGAAGATGAATCCAGCAAGGGTCATGAAGATTTGTCTCCTCATCCACTCTCCAGTTCATCCGATGGTGTCACCAACCTCAGCCTTTCCAGTCACATGGAGCCAGTATATATGCAACAAATTGGAAATGCTAAAATATCATTAAGCTCTTCTGGAGTTTTGTTGAATGGAAGTTTGGTACCTGCCAGTACTTCACCTGTCTTCCTTAATGGTAATTCTTTCATTCAGGGACCCAATGGAGTTATCCTTAATGGATTAAGTGTGGGAAATACACAGACAGTGTCACTGAACCCACCAAAAATGGCATCAAACATTGTGAGCAATGGTATATCCATGACTGACATACTGGGGTCTACCTCCCAGGATGTGAAGGAATTCAAAGTTCTCCAGAGTTCTTCAACTAACTCAGCAGCCACCACCTCCTATAGCCCCAGTGCTCCTGTGTCATTCCCAGGGCTGATACCCAGTACTGAGGTGAAAAGAGAAGGTATTCAAACAGTGGCTTCCCAGGATGGAGGTTCTGTAGTGACTTTTACCACACCAGTGCAAATTAACCAGTATGGCATCGTCCAGATCCCCAATTCCGGAGCAAGCAGTCAGTTCCTTAATGGGAGCATTGGATTCTCTCCACTGCAGCTGCCTCCTGTTTCAGTGGCAGCTTCACAAGGTAAAAGTCTGGTTTGGTACCGTAATGCACCAGTGAATGTTTTAGCCAGCTGCTGTAAATGACGCATTTGGTGAGAGCTATAGATTGCTGTTACTGTTCAGGTACCTTACTGGCTGCCACAGCTGCAGAATAGCCTTGATTTGTTCCTCTTTCTTCACAACATCCATGTAATATCCAGCTTGCTTGGTTCCCTGGCATCATGGGggtgggtttttattttcccAACAACTGAATGGAAAAATACAGTTCGTAGTGAGTCCTGCCAGTTCTACAATTATAGAAATATGCTAAGTCAATCGGTGCTTACAAAATAACCCACTGCTTgacattttaagattaaaaattaataatattgctAGAACACAAAATAAGTCAAGCAGTTGGTAAGAATGTGTAGACTTCACctaagcattttttatttgtccAAAAGGAGTTTTAGAAGAGCGAGCTAAAGAGACTGGATCATTTGCGTTTGATTCATGTTCCTCCTATAAGTAAGActaacagacctaaagggagaacaGAGGAGTATGTGATTGTCTGTTGCTATGCATGTATACTTGCCCCctaaatgtgtgggtttatttatggagGTAACTGTAAGCCTTATTTTATATGTTGGTGGCTTTACTCAGGCATCTGCTAAAGGAAGCACTGATCTGAAATTTGGGGAACCTGAGGCTGATAGGCCAGTTCTTCAATGACTTTAAGCAAATCTGGATGGCTCTGTGTCATTGTTTCTCTGTAGAAACAGGAATGGTTAGAATGGCAGTGGAGGTTGCAGAGCTGCTAGAATTCAGGAGTGGGAGATGTTAGTGCATATTTGCCTTCCTGGAAGCAAATCTGAAAGTCCAAATTTTTACCCAAACAAAATAAGTGACTGTTTGCCTTAAAGATCAGCTTCCTGTAAAATGGTTTTATCCAAAAAAAACACCTCAATTTATACACAACTCTTGTTTCCACAACTATGGTCTACTTCAGTTTGTTTGAGGCATTAATGGA encodes:
- the SIX4 gene encoding homeobox protein SIX4, which encodes MSSSSPTGQIASAADIKQENGMESASEGQEAPREVAGGAAAGLSPPAPAPFPLEPGDAAATAARVSGEEGAVAAAAAAGAAADQVQLHSELLGRHHHAAAAAAAAQTPLAFSPDHVACVCEALQQGGNLDRLARFLWSLPQSDLLRGNESLLKARALVAFHQGIYPELYSILESHSFESANHPLLQQLWYKARYTEAERARGRPLGAVDKYRLRRKFPLPRTIWDGEETVYCFKEKSRNALKELYKQNRYPSPAEKRHLAKITGLSLTQVSNWFKNRRQRDRNPSETQSKSESDGNPSTEDESSKGHEDLSPHPLSSSSDGVTNLSLSSHMEPVYMQQIGNAKISLSSSGVLLNGSLVPASTSPVFLNGNSFIQGPNGVILNGLSVGNTQTVSLNPPKMASNIVSNGISMTDILGSTSQDVKEFKVLQSSSTNSAATTSYSPSAPVSFPGLIPSTEVKREGIQTVASQDGGSVVTFTTPVQINQYGIVQIPNSGASSQFLNGSIGFSPLQLPPVSVAASQGNISVNSSTSDGSTFTSESATVQQGKVFLSSLAPSAVVYTVPNSGQTIGSVKQEGVERSLVFSQLMPVNQNAQVNANLSSESISGSGLHPLSSSLVNVSPTHNFSLTPPTILNPTELNPDIADSQPMSAPVASKSTVTSVSNTNYATLQNCSLITGQDLLSVPMTQAALGEIVPTAEAQVSHPSPTVHQDFVREHHLVMQSVANIKENFLTNSESKATSNLMMLDSKSKYVLEGMVETVCEDLETDKKELAKLQTVQLDEEMQDL